A region from the Diadema setosum chromosome 17, eeDiaSeto1, whole genome shotgun sequence genome encodes:
- the LOC140241245 gene encoding transmembrane protein 203-like, giving the protein MLFTLNEARLWLGMTVFEMWVHAVSLLIFSVLLPLKVEAIITASWWVVFLPLFAATGLNAYFSIIVFIRLYVDDLYRLGIMRILWSGLILALIFVFELLLCKRLENETEVSASLVMSPLFVMIHVLFIRACQVS; this is encoded by the coding sequence ATGCTCTTCACCCTGAACGAAGCCAGACTCTGGCTTGGAATGACCGTGTTCGAGATGTGGGTGCATGCCGTGAGTCTCCTGATCTTCTCCGTCCTACTGCCGCTGAAGGTTGAAGCTATCATCACGGCTTCGTGGTGGGTCGTGTTCCTTCCCCTCTTCGCTGCAACGGGCCTGAACGCTTACTTTTCCATCATCGTGTTCATCAGACTGTATGTGGACGATCTCTACCGCCTTGGGATCATGCGAATCCTGTGGAGTGGACTGATTTTGGCTTTGATATTCGTCTTCGAATTGTTGCTGTGCAAGCGGttagaaaatgaaactgaagtgTCGGCGAGCCTGGTTATGTCACCGCTGTTTGTCATGATTCACGTCCTCTTCATACGAGCCTGCCAGGTTTCATGA